One genomic region from Deltaproteobacteria bacterium encodes:
- a CDS encoding YkgJ family cysteine cluster protein — MRPPLPRGSSVPEPAPDAPYIARLLRPWRELAGRVDAFYSAVEARALGQLRCRPGCAACCQQDLTVVPLEALAVLEGLEGLDASARRGLGERAATAGPPCVFLVDGRCAVYAHRPLVCRSHGLPILERDEDGERVSCCELNFAGEDLPAETVLDGTRLSTTLGLADTLLRRDLGLAEEGGGRIALRALAAAGWEALPESVRGALVGERCAPPPDEG; from the coding sequence GTGAGGCCCCCTCTTCCGCGCGGCTCGTCGGTCCCAGAACCCGCACCGGACGCCCCGTACATCGCGCGGCTCCTCCGCCCGTGGCGTGAGCTCGCCGGGCGCGTGGACGCGTTCTACTCCGCCGTGGAGGCCCGCGCGCTGGGACAGCTCCGCTGCCGACCGGGCTGCGCGGCGTGTTGCCAGCAGGACCTGACGGTGGTGCCGCTCGAGGCCCTCGCCGTGCTCGAGGGTCTGGAGGGCCTCGACGCGAGCGCGCGGCGAGGGCTGGGGGAGCGCGCGGCGACGGCGGGTCCTCCGTGCGTCTTCCTCGTGGACGGACGCTGCGCGGTCTACGCCCACCGGCCGCTGGTTTGCCGCAGCCACGGTCTGCCGATCCTGGAGCGGGACGAGGACGGAGAGCGCGTCTCGTGCTGCGAGCTCAACTTCGCAGGAGAGGATCTGCCGGCGGAGACCGTCCTGGACGGCACTCGGCTCTCGACCACCCTGGGCCTCGCTGACACCCTGCTGCGACGGGACCTGGGCCTAGCGGAGGAGGGCGGGGGGCGCATCGCGCTGCGGGCGCTCGCCGCAGCCGGGTGGGAGGCCTTGCCGGAGTCCGTGCGTGGGGCTCTCGTCGGTGAGAGGTGCGCGCCTCCCCCTGACGAAGGCTGA
- a CDS encoding radical SAM protein, with protein MTVLLANAPTRIPTENGLERYFVKAGSRWPFSLEKPVGEPPRYCPFPFGLGVLAGLLERASLPVEVLDGVALNLAESTFLERCVALRPRVILLEATTPTVVQDLAVCRELKARTGALIALAGTHPTVFARELLREEPAVSWVFRGEYELAALRAIQALLAGEDPEGAVVAATPGIVVGRGARGEEREVLEGPEPEPILDLDALPFPARHLFPTRQAPSMWPYWDGFCQRRPAVQLQSTRGCPWRCTFCLWIPVMYQQGPYRTRSPGRIVDEMEEVIGRYGAREIYFDDDTFTVREEHVLGLCSELERRGLKVPWSVMGDAMAVTERAIDAMARAGCIGMKFGLESANKEVLKATRKPVKTDKVRDVVGWCARRGIKTHATVTFGLEADTSESMAETLAYCCGLPVDSIQFSIATPFPGTELHARAERAGRIRATSWMDYDGARSTVLTFPGMLGEEVASFARRAPSAWLKSRLREPAWVRRQARYLAQTLADQGLPGLVRRVNRGLALFLSRPT; from the coding sequence ATGACGGTCTTGCTGGCGAACGCCCCCACCCGCATCCCGACGGAGAACGGTCTCGAGCGCTACTTCGTGAAGGCGGGGAGCCGCTGGCCCTTCTCGCTGGAGAAACCGGTGGGCGAGCCGCCGCGGTACTGCCCCTTCCCCTTCGGGCTCGGCGTGCTCGCGGGGCTGCTCGAGCGCGCCTCCTTGCCCGTCGAGGTGCTGGATGGTGTGGCGCTCAACCTGGCCGAGAGCACCTTCCTCGAGCGCTGCGTCGCGCTCCGGCCGCGCGTGATCCTGCTCGAGGCCACGACGCCGACGGTGGTGCAGGACCTCGCGGTCTGTCGCGAGCTCAAGGCGCGCACGGGAGCTCTCATTGCGCTCGCCGGAACGCATCCGACGGTCTTCGCCCGCGAGCTGCTCCGAGAGGAGCCGGCGGTCTCGTGGGTCTTCCGCGGCGAGTACGAGCTGGCGGCGCTGCGGGCGATCCAGGCCCTCCTGGCGGGGGAGGACCCCGAGGGGGCGGTCGTGGCCGCCACGCCGGGGATCGTGGTCGGGCGCGGCGCGCGCGGCGAGGAGCGCGAGGTGCTCGAGGGCCCCGAGCCCGAGCCGATCTTGGACTTGGACGCGCTCCCCTTTCCGGCGCGGCACCTCTTCCCGACGCGGCAGGCGCCCTCGATGTGGCCCTACTGGGACGGGTTCTGCCAGCGGCGCCCGGCGGTGCAGCTGCAGAGCACGCGGGGCTGTCCGTGGCGCTGCACCTTCTGTCTCTGGATCCCCGTGATGTACCAGCAGGGCCCCTATCGCACGCGCTCGCCGGGCCGCATCGTGGACGAGATGGAGGAGGTGATCGGGCGGTACGGGGCGCGCGAGATCTACTTCGACGACGACACCTTCACCGTGCGCGAGGAGCACGTCCTCGGGCTCTGCAGCGAGCTCGAGCGGCGCGGGCTGAAGGTCCCCTGGTCGGTGATGGGGGACGCGATGGCGGTGACCGAGCGGGCCATCGACGCCATGGCGCGCGCCGGGTGCATCGGCATGAAGTTCGGCCTCGAGAGCGCCAACAAGGAGGTGCTCAAGGCGACGCGCAAGCCCGTGAAGACGGACAAGGTGCGCGACGTCGTGGGCTGGTGCGCGAGGCGCGGCATCAAGACGCACGCCACGGTGACCTTCGGCCTCGAGGCGGACACCTCCGAGAGCATGGCCGAGACGCTGGCCTACTGCTGCGGGCTGCCCGTGGATTCGATCCAGTTCTCCATCGCAACCCCCTTCCCGGGGACCGAGCTCCACGCGCGGGCCGAGCGTGCGGGCCGCATCCGCGCGACCTCGTGGATGGACTACGACGGTGCCCGCTCGACGGTGCTCACCTTCCCGGGGATGCTCGGCGAGGAGGTGGCCTCGTTCGCGCGGCGTGCCCCCTCCGCCTGGCTGAAGAGCCGCCTGCGGGAGCCCGCCTGGGTGCGGCGGCAGGCCCGGTACCTCGCCCAGACCCTGGCCGATCAGGGGCTGCCGGGGCTCGTCCGCCGGGTGAACCGGGGGCTCGCGCTCTTTCTCAGTCGGCCCACGTGA
- a CDS encoding glycosyltransferase yields the protein MSERSLRILMGIPFDLYYQPFTIRSIRFAEELARRGHEVTVVYAPMREGRRGRAVRTSLPSSFRAIAFRMVREPGRWPELSELVAAADVVHFQKCKPPMSWIVMGLARYHGKPLHQDWDDDELAFWRQATLEAATNPDVPWTRRVPGTARAAAVMTMSGATEYVIPRLVDTVGGATASLRRMSLERGCAAGDIFPARVGVDADQFHPGRRDEALRRELGLAGPTIIYAGSFDVLPDLLFFVEALKVTFAQVPSARCLVVGDGFGRRRFVRLLEEAGFGSRAVLTGGLVPFAEMPRYVASCDLAALPFRDTAINRSKSSLTLLECMASGLAVVTHDVGDTAWTLGGCGEVARPDDARDFGARMARLATDEAYRRSLGEKARERAAGNFSWERSVDWLEEAYRRAMAKRRVPA from the coding sequence ATGAGCGAGCGTTCCCTGCGGATCCTCATGGGGATCCCCTTCGACCTCTACTACCAGCCGTTCACCATCCGTTCGATACGCTTCGCCGAGGAGCTGGCACGGCGCGGGCACGAGGTCACGGTCGTGTACGCGCCGATGCGCGAGGGGCGCCGCGGGCGCGCGGTGCGGACCTCGCTCCCGTCGAGCTTCCGGGCGATCGCCTTCCGCATGGTGCGCGAGCCGGGGCGCTGGCCCGAGCTCTCGGAGCTCGTCGCCGCCGCCGACGTGGTGCACTTCCAGAAGTGCAAGCCCCCCATGTCGTGGATCGTCATGGGGCTCGCGCGGTATCACGGCAAGCCGCTGCACCAGGACTGGGATGACGACGAGCTGGCCTTCTGGCGCCAGGCCACGCTCGAGGCCGCGACGAACCCCGACGTGCCGTGGACCCGACGCGTGCCGGGGACGGCGAGGGCCGCGGCCGTGATGACGATGAGCGGCGCGACGGAGTACGTGATCCCGCGCCTCGTGGACACGGTGGGCGGCGCCACCGCGAGCCTGCGGCGGATGAGTCTCGAGCGCGGCTGCGCGGCGGGGGACATCTTCCCGGCGCGCGTGGGGGTGGACGCCGACCAGTTCCACCCGGGGCGGCGCGACGAAGCGCTCCGGCGCGAGCTCGGCCTGGCGGGGCCCACCATCATCTACGCGGGGAGCTTCGACGTGCTCCCGGACCTGCTCTTCTTCGTGGAGGCGCTGAAGGTCACCTTCGCGCAGGTGCCGAGCGCGCGCTGTCTCGTCGTCGGAGACGGGTTTGGTCGGCGGCGCTTCGTGCGACTGCTCGAGGAGGCGGGGTTCGGCTCGCGCGCGGTCCTCACCGGGGGGCTTGTCCCCTTCGCGGAGATGCCGCGCTACGTGGCCTCGTGCGACCTCGCGGCGCTTCCTTTTCGGGACACGGCGATCAACCGGTCGAAGTCGTCGCTCACGCTCCTCGAGTGCATGGCGTCGGGGTTGGCCGTGGTCACGCACGACGTGGGGGACACCGCCTGGACCCTCGGCGGGTGCGGCGAGGTGGCTCGCCCCGACGACGCGCGCGACTTCGGGGCGCGCATGGCTCGCCTGGCGACCGACGAGGCGTACCGCCGCAGCCTCGGGGAGAAGGCGCGCGAGCGCGCCGCGGGGAACTTCTCCTGGGAGCGGTCCGTGGACTGGCTCGAGGAGGCCTATCGCCGCGCGATGGCCAAGCGGCGGGTGCCGGCATGA
- a CDS encoding radical SAM protein gives MRVALVNPPWRRPGHYGVRAGSRWPHFEVNGCRYMPFPFYLAYAAALLEQDGFEVSVFDGCATKEADEAFLDRVVDFRPDLLVQENATASIAEDLRWAEAFKTRTGAFALMTGHHVGKMRDDLGRYPAIDALAGGEWEYTVLEVAQRRRDGRGLAGIAGLTHRDDGGNLVHEPRRPNVETLDALPFPHRRTLAMDLYHDNPGDLPDPCLQLIGSRGCPYTCHFCVWPQVVYEDNRYRVRSAKNMADEIEQIFRRETFPYRSYYFDDDTFNIGNTRLSDFADELIMRGLDHIPWGAMCRPDTLAPRVLERLRRAGLHAVKYGVESGNQEIVEINGKKLDLEKLRETMRVTRGLGVKTHLTFSFGLIGETRETMRQTLDLALELSPDTLQFSIATPFPGTRFYAYAEEKGLLLTQDFSAYDGMSRCVVRTDHVSAEELESFLQHAYETWNEHVAGRGGLFRRVAQQPVASVKVALGDPRRVVHLARGVLSRALARGDRRA, from the coding sequence ATGAGAGTAGCTCTGGTGAATCCCCCCTGGCGCAGGCCGGGGCACTACGGGGTGCGAGCCGGCTCGCGGTGGCCTCACTTCGAGGTCAACGGCTGCCGCTACATGCCCTTTCCGTTCTACCTGGCCTACGCGGCCGCGCTCCTCGAGCAGGACGGGTTCGAGGTCTCGGTCTTCGACGGGTGTGCGACAAAGGAGGCCGACGAGGCCTTCCTCGACCGCGTGGTCGACTTCCGGCCCGACCTGCTGGTGCAGGAGAACGCCACGGCGTCGATCGCCGAGGACCTGCGCTGGGCCGAGGCCTTCAAGACGCGCACGGGGGCCTTCGCGCTGATGACCGGGCACCACGTGGGCAAGATGCGTGACGACCTCGGGCGCTACCCGGCCATCGACGCTCTCGCCGGCGGCGAGTGGGAGTACACCGTTCTCGAGGTGGCGCAGCGTCGGCGCGACGGGCGAGGGCTCGCGGGGATCGCCGGGCTGACCCACCGCGACGACGGGGGGAACCTCGTTCACGAGCCGCGCCGGCCGAACGTGGAGACCCTGGACGCGCTCCCCTTCCCGCATCGGCGGACGCTCGCCATGGACCTGTACCACGACAACCCCGGCGACCTGCCCGACCCGTGTCTGCAGCTCATCGGCTCGCGCGGCTGCCCGTATACCTGCCACTTCTGCGTCTGGCCGCAGGTGGTCTACGAGGACAACCGCTACCGCGTGCGCTCGGCGAAGAACATGGCCGACGAGATCGAGCAGATCTTCCGGCGCGAGACCTTCCCCTACCGCTCCTATTACTTCGACGACGACACATTCAACATCGGCAACACGCGCCTTTCGGACTTCGCCGACGAGCTCATCATGCGCGGGCTGGACCACATCCCGTGGGGGGCGATGTGCCGGCCCGACACGCTGGCCCCGCGGGTGCTCGAGCGGCTTCGCCGGGCAGGGCTGCACGCGGTCAAGTACGGGGTGGAGTCGGGGAACCAGGAGATCGTCGAGATCAACGGCAAGAAGCTGGACCTCGAGAAGCTGCGCGAGACGATGCGCGTGACGCGCGGGCTCGGGGTCAAGACGCACCTGACCTTCTCCTTCGGGCTGATCGGCGAGACGCGCGAGACGATGCGTCAGACGCTGGACCTGGCGCTCGAGCTGAGTCCCGACACGCTGCAGTTCTCGATCGCCACTCCCTTCCCGGGGACGCGTTTCTACGCCTACGCCGAGGAGAAGGGGCTGCTTCTGACGCAGGACTTCAGCGCGTACGACGGCATGTCCCGCTGCGTGGTGCGCACGGACCACGTCTCGGCCGAGGAGCTCGAGAGCTTTCTACAGCACGCGTACGAGACCTGGAACGAGCACGTGGCCGGTCGCGGAGGCCTCTTCAGGCGGGTGGCGCAGCAGCCGGTCGCCTCGGTGAAGGTGGCGCTCGGGGACCCGCGGCGCGTCGTACATCTGGCGCGCGGCGTCCTTTCTCGGGCCCTGGCCCGCGGAGACCGACGGGCATGA
- a CDS encoding glycosyltransferase family 4 protein, translating to MNVLMLNHNVIWRSTFFRAFYFGRELALRGHQVTLATIAPKERLRAEERLLEGVRVVETPDLGVGLARTGWDPWDALFRCARFAREPFDVVHGFDCRPVVLLPSLALRLGRRVPWVSDWADWWGRGGAISERKSWIGRVAFAPFETFLEERFRRFARHVTVTSRKLEQRALDLGLRRDRVHYLPSGANVRTVPVLDRAACRRELDLPATAPIACFVGFVQYDLELAIRAFAVARQRVPESRLLVVGPRNPHAEALVERLELTSAVHAVGTQPFERVPLYLGASDVLLMPCSDNLMNQARGPIKLGDYLAAGRAVLANPVGDMVEIFERDKVGLLAPASPEGYGRAMAELLTDPQRCATLGERARAVAEEKYAWALLTPRLEAIYDRALAGF from the coding sequence GTGAACGTCCTGATGCTCAACCATAACGTGATCTGGCGCAGCACCTTCTTTCGCGCCTTTTACTTCGGGCGGGAGCTGGCGCTGCGCGGGCATCAGGTGACGCTCGCCACCATCGCGCCCAAGGAGCGGTTGCGCGCGGAGGAGCGGCTCCTCGAGGGCGTTCGGGTGGTCGAGACCCCGGACCTCGGCGTGGGCCTCGCCCGCACCGGCTGGGACCCCTGGGACGCCCTCTTTCGCTGCGCTCGCTTCGCCCGCGAGCCCTTCGACGTCGTGCACGGCTTCGACTGCCGCCCGGTGGTGCTGCTGCCGAGCCTCGCCCTGCGCCTCGGCCGGCGCGTCCCGTGGGTCAGCGACTGGGCCGACTGGTGGGGGCGCGGCGGCGCGATCTCCGAGCGCAAGAGCTGGATCGGGCGGGTGGCCTTCGCTCCCTTCGAGACCTTCCTCGAAGAGCGCTTCCGTCGCTTCGCGCGCCACGTGACGGTGACGAGCCGGAAGCTCGAACAGCGCGCGCTCGACCTCGGCTTGCGTCGCGATCGCGTGCACTACCTCCCCTCCGGCGCCAACGTGCGGACGGTGCCCGTGCTGGACCGGGCCGCGTGTCGCCGCGAGCTGGACCTCCCCGCCACCGCGCCCATCGCGTGCTTCGTGGGCTTCGTTCAGTACGACCTCGAGCTGGCGATTCGCGCCTTCGCCGTGGCGCGCCAGCGCGTCCCCGAGTCCCGGCTGCTCGTCGTCGGCCCGCGCAACCCCCACGCCGAAGCGCTCGTGGAGCGCCTCGAGCTGACCTCGGCGGTGCACGCCGTCGGGACCCAGCCCTTCGAGCGCGTACCGCTCTACCTCGGCGCGTCCGACGTGCTCCTCATGCCCTGCTCGGACAACCTGATGAATCAGGCGCGCGGCCCGATCAAGCTCGGGGACTACCTCGCCGCGGGCCGGGCCGTCCTCGCGAACCCCGTCGGCGACATGGTGGAGATCTTCGAGCGGGACAAGGTGGGGCTGCTCGCCCCCGCCAGCCCCGAGGGCTACGGCCGGGCGATGGCCGAGCTCCTCACGGATCCCCAGCGCTGCGCCACCCTCGGGGAGCGCGCGCGCGCCGTGGCCGAGGAGAAGTATGCCTGGGCGCTCCTCACCCCGCGCCTCGAGGCGATCTACGACCGGGCCCTGGCCGGGTTCTGA
- a CDS encoding lipopolysaccharide biosynthesis protein has translation MRSDRFASGLAAGVISRATRFATTLWLTRAIVQRFGSDDWGMVALATATVDMVLVFDLAIHEVAVYETARQEERAQVLAGLNQTFLLALFASAVGTLVLGALALVGGRGLSTATVAHSHELKLMLLAAAVSYPLNIVGNLYSGTLQGLGWIRELNAVAIVGAVLDLGVVLLGLHLELGIVGIQVLRAALPLVRVVTLLVALARLKLPIGRPAAPDWPRLWQLLRYSVGYNLTRGLGKVVYSSAVPLGQLFASARALGAFSAADQWASTLYKLSHVLWESLFHRLVRNFRPAATAEERERGRFQFEGSTTALALGLTPAAAALVLAGPSLFRVWLGSESAAPSDLLPYLALAWLLNATGSPSSAALMAVDRFSVSIPLHVVAVVAQVALSLLLGSRFGILGLALATAIANVLLYLLLSAAACQLAGSRYPGLLAWTALPAAVASVAVWASRGASTIQLALVGGAIAAAAATLALVSPSLRRALVTWRRPPG, from the coding sequence ATGCGCTCCGATCGTTTCGCTTCGGGCCTCGCCGCCGGCGTCATCTCGCGCGCCACGCGCTTCGCGACCACGCTCTGGCTCACCCGGGCGATCGTCCAGCGCTTCGGCTCCGACGACTGGGGGATGGTCGCGCTCGCCACCGCGACCGTGGACATGGTGCTCGTCTTCGACCTCGCGATTCACGAGGTCGCCGTCTACGAGACCGCGCGGCAGGAGGAGCGCGCCCAGGTGCTGGCCGGTCTGAACCAGACCTTCCTCCTGGCCCTCTTCGCCTCGGCCGTGGGAACGCTCGTCCTCGGCGCGCTGGCCCTCGTGGGGGGTCGCGGCCTCTCCACGGCGACGGTGGCGCACTCGCACGAGCTGAAGCTGATGCTCCTCGCCGCGGCGGTGAGCTATCCGCTGAACATCGTCGGCAACCTCTACTCCGGCACGCTCCAGGGCCTCGGCTGGATCCGGGAGCTCAACGCCGTAGCCATCGTCGGGGCCGTGCTGGACCTGGGCGTCGTGCTGCTCGGCCTGCACCTCGAGCTGGGGATCGTCGGGATCCAGGTGCTGCGCGCCGCGCTCCCGCTCGTCCGCGTGGTCACCCTGCTCGTGGCCCTGGCCCGCCTGAAGCTCCCCATCGGGCGCCCCGCAGCTCCCGACTGGCCGCGGCTGTGGCAGCTCCTCCGCTACTCGGTCGGCTACAACCTGACGCGCGGCCTGGGGAAGGTGGTCTACTCCTCGGCCGTCCCCCTCGGGCAGCTCTTCGCCTCGGCCAGGGCCCTCGGGGCCTTCAGCGCCGCCGACCAGTGGGCCAGCACCCTCTACAAGCTCTCCCACGTGCTGTGGGAATCGCTCTTCCACCGGCTCGTGCGCAACTTCCGTCCGGCCGCCACCGCCGAGGAGCGCGAACGCGGCCGGTTCCAGTTCGAGGGGAGCACGACCGCGCTGGCCCTGGGGCTCACCCCCGCCGCAGCCGCGTTGGTGCTCGCGGGTCCCTCGCTCTTCCGCGTCTGGCTGGGTTCGGAGAGCGCGGCTCCGAGCGACCTCCTCCCCTACCTGGCCCTCGCGTGGCTCCTCAACGCGACCGGCAGCCCGTCGAGCGCGGCCCTCATGGCCGTGGACCGCTTCTCGGTCAGCATCCCCCTCCACGTCGTCGCCGTCGTGGCCCAGGTGGCGCTCTCGCTCCTGCTCGGGTCCCGCTTCGGCATCCTCGGCCTCGCGCTGGCCACCGCCATCGCGAACGTGCTGCTCTACCTGCTCCTGTCCGCGGCGGCGTGCCAGCTCGCCGGCTCTCGATATCCGGGCCTCCTGGCCTGGACGGCCCTCCCCGCGGCGGTCGCCTCGGTCGCGGTCTGGGCCTCGCGCGGAGCGTCGACGATCCAGCTCGCGCTCGTCGGCGGGGCCATCGCCGCCGCCGCGGCCACGCTCGCGCTCGTCTCGCCCTCCCTCCGCCGAGCCCTCGTCACCTGGAGGAGGCCGCCCGGTTGA
- a CDS encoding exopolysaccharide biosynthesis polyprenyl glycosylphosphotransferase: protein MSLPADRGAVARLVLFIDALVVVASMALAFALHATLRHFLPQLKATAPFEHCALIVAISIPLWLFLIALFDLHRIAELGQGPLRILKDLVKLHLLGLAALALVLFLTQAHINRSIVALFTSSTLTLLYLERLLLLQWRRYQHQRGSGQDRLLLVGDPTDTLRAFVSSLGETGPFAPRLVGRLSDTPGAADEQGSSTHLGSVSRLAELLHDEAIDRVLFFPPFHRPEEARPLMDACDQVGVPSAVAIELVPFSAPARIVTWLGQPFLAFEPTPKRPASLAVKHAADLLFGALLLLLAAPVLLAIALAIRLLDGSPVLFRQQRVGHYGRRFGMLKFRTMVPEAEAQQPALKEASPQDGPTFKLTADPRVTSLGRFLRRTSLDELPQLINVLRGEMSLVGPRPLPIGEQQQIRGWYRRRLTMKPGLTGLWQVSGRSQLGFDEWMRMDLKYVDEWSLALDLKLLLLTLPAVLRGRGAY from the coding sequence ATGAGCCTCCCCGCAGATCGTGGCGCCGTCGCGCGCCTCGTCCTCTTTATCGATGCCCTCGTGGTCGTGGCGTCCATGGCGCTGGCCTTTGCCCTCCACGCCACGCTCCGCCACTTTCTTCCCCAGCTCAAGGCCACGGCCCCCTTCGAACACTGCGCGCTGATCGTCGCCATCAGCATCCCGCTCTGGCTCTTTCTCATCGCCCTCTTCGACTTGCATCGGATCGCCGAGCTCGGCCAGGGACCCCTGCGCATCCTCAAGGACCTGGTGAAGCTCCACCTGCTCGGCCTCGCCGCGCTGGCCCTGGTGCTCTTTCTCACGCAGGCTCACATCAACCGCTCCATCGTGGCCCTCTTCACCTCCTCGACGCTGACCCTGCTCTATCTCGAGCGGCTGCTCCTGCTGCAATGGCGGCGCTACCAGCACCAGCGCGGCTCGGGCCAGGACCGCCTCCTTCTCGTGGGCGACCCGACCGACACGCTGCGCGCCTTCGTCTCCTCGCTCGGCGAGACGGGGCCTTTCGCCCCGCGCCTCGTGGGCCGCCTCTCCGACACCCCCGGCGCCGCGGACGAGCAGGGCTCCTCCACCCACCTCGGGTCCGTGAGCCGGCTGGCCGAGCTCCTCCACGACGAGGCGATCGACCGCGTGCTCTTCTTCCCCCCGTTCCATCGCCCCGAGGAGGCTCGTCCGCTCATGGACGCCTGCGACCAGGTGGGCGTCCCCTCGGCCGTGGCGATCGAGCTGGTCCCCTTCTCCGCCCCGGCGCGAATCGTGACCTGGCTCGGCCAGCCCTTCTTGGCCTTCGAACCCACCCCGAAGCGCCCGGCCTCGCTCGCCGTGAAGCACGCCGCCGATCTCCTCTTCGGAGCGCTCCTGCTCCTCCTCGCCGCCCCCGTGCTCCTCGCGATCGCCCTCGCCATTCGCCTGCTCGACGGCAGCCCCGTCCTCTTCCGCCAGCAGCGCGTCGGGCATTACGGACGCCGCTTCGGCATGCTGAAGTTCCGGACCATGGTCCCCGAGGCCGAGGCGCAGCAACCCGCGCTCAAGGAAGCCAGCCCGCAGGACGGCCCCACCTTCAAGCTGACGGCCGACCCCCGCGTCACGAGCCTCGGGCGCTTCCTCCGCCGCACGAGCCTGGACGAGCTGCCCCAGCTCATCAACGTGCTCCGCGGCGAGATGAGCCTCGTGGGTCCCCGGCCGCTGCCGATCGGCGAGCAGCAGCAGATCCGCGGCTGGTATCGTCGGCGGCTGACCATGAAGCCGGGCCTCACCGGCCTGTGGCAGGTGAGCGGCCGGAGCCAGCTCGGCTTCGACGAGTGGATGCGCATGGACCTCAAGTACGTGGACGAGTGGTCGCTGGCCCTCGACCTCAAGCTGCTCCTGCTCACGCTCCCCGCGGTGCTCCGAGGCCGCGGAGCGTACTAG
- a CDS encoding NAD-dependent epimerase/dehydratase family protein — translation MKILVTGSSGLIGSEVVSYFASRGHEVFGVDNNMRADFFGPAGDTRWNQRRLEELHPTFRHREQDVRDRAGVNRLVAELRPEAIVHAAAQPSHDLAASRPHDDFDVNAGGTLNLLEATRQHAPEAVFVHMSTNKVYGDAPNRIRLKELPTRWDYDDPAYAAGIPESFTIDQSKHSVFGASKVAADVMVQEYGRYFGLRTCCLRGGCLTGPNHSGVELHGFLSYLVKVNLEGRTYRVYGYKGKQVRDNIHALDVARFAEAFIAAPRPGEVYNLGGGRGNACSILEAFDRVAQLTGRPMQYEYVDQNRAGDHICYISDLRKMRDHYPSWDLSVSLDRIFEEIVAAWRQRLTA, via the coding sequence ATGAAAATCCTGGTCACGGGCTCGAGCGGACTCATCGGCAGCGAGGTGGTGAGCTATTTCGCCTCGCGCGGCCACGAGGTCTTCGGCGTGGACAACAACATGCGCGCCGACTTCTTCGGCCCGGCGGGAGACACGCGCTGGAACCAGCGCCGGCTGGAGGAGCTCCACCCCACCTTTCGCCACCGGGAGCAGGACGTGCGGGACCGCGCCGGCGTGAACCGCCTCGTCGCCGAGCTACGCCCCGAGGCGATCGTGCACGCCGCCGCGCAGCCGAGCCACGACCTGGCCGCCTCGCGGCCGCACGACGACTTCGACGTGAACGCGGGCGGGACGCTCAACCTCCTCGAGGCCACGCGGCAGCACGCCCCCGAGGCGGTCTTCGTGCACATGTCCACGAACAAGGTCTACGGCGACGCGCCGAACCGCATCCGGCTCAAGGAATTGCCCACGCGCTGGGACTACGACGACCCGGCCTACGCGGCCGGCATCCCCGAGAGCTTCACCATCGATCAGTCGAAGCACTCCGTCTTCGGCGCCTCGAAGGTGGCGGCCGACGTGATGGTCCAGGAGTACGGCCGCTACTTCGGCCTGCGCACCTGCTGCCTGCGCGGCGGGTGCCTGACCGGCCCCAACCATTCGGGGGTCGAGCTCCACGGGTTTCTGAGCTACCTGGTCAAGGTGAACCTGGAGGGGCGCACCTACCGCGTCTACGGCTACAAGGGGAAGCAGGTGCGGGACAACATCCACGCGCTCGACGTGGCGCGCTTCGCCGAGGCCTTCATCGCTGCGCCGCGGCCGGGCGAGGTCTACAACCTGGGGGGTGGCCGGGGGAACGCCTGTTCGATCCTCGAGGCCTTCGACCGCGTGGCGCAGCTGACCGGCCGGCCGATGCAATACGAATACGTCGACCAAAACCGCGCGGGCGACCACATCTGCTACATCTCGGACCTGCGCAAGATGCGCGACCACTACCCGAGCTGGGACCTCTCCGTCTCGCTCGACCGCATCTTCGAGGAGATCGTGGCCGCCTGGCGGCAGAGGCTGACCGCGTGA